One genomic window of Punica granatum isolate Tunisia-2019 chromosome 1, ASM765513v2, whole genome shotgun sequence includes the following:
- the LOC116213651 gene encoding sodium/hydrogen exchanger 2-like — MEIDTASIVTGLGMFSSSDHTSVIVSLNLFVALLCTCIVVGHYLEENRWMNESITALAIGLCTGIIILLTTKGKSSHLMVFSEDLFFIYLLPPIIFNAGFQVKKKQFFRNFMTIMLFGAVGTLISFAIISFGAIHIFKKMRIGSLEIGDYLAIGAIFSATDSVCTLQVLNQDETPLLYSLVFGEGVVNDATSVVLFNAIQSFDLSHINSSIALQFIGNFLNLFISSTMLGILAGLLSAYIIKKLYFGRHSTDREVALMILMAYLSYMLAELFYLSAILTVFFCGIVMSHYTWHNVTESSRVTTKHAFATLSFVAEIFIFLYVGMDALDIEKWGVVSNSPGKSIGVSSIILGLVLVGRAAFVFPLSVLSNLTKKSKDEQIDFKQQITIWWAGLMRGAVSMALAYNQFSRSDTKLRGNAFMITSTITVVLFSTVVFGLLTKPLVRILLPSSKHLNGMATSEPSSPKSFTLPLLDKDPETDQNDSKSIVRRPTSLRMLLSTPSHTVHHYWRRFDDAFMRPVFGGRGFVPYIPISPSDQNDNQWH; from the exons ATGGAAATAGACACGGCTTCCATCGTGACTGGACTGGGAATGTTCTCATCATCTGATCACACTTCGGTGATCGTCTCGCTGAACCTCTTCGTGGCCCTCTTATGCACGTGCATCGTGGTGGGCCACTACCTGGAGGAGAATCGGTGGATGAACGAATCAATCACGGCTCTCGCCATC GGCCTGTGTACTGGGATCATCATATTACTAACTACTAAGGGAAAGAGTTCACATCTCATGGTGTTCAGCGAGGATCTCTTTTTCATCTATCTTCTCCCACCGATTATATTCAACGCCGG ATTCCAagtgaaaaagaaacaattttTTCGAAACTTCATGACTATCATGCTCTTTGGTGCAGTAGGGACACTGATATCATTCGCCATCATATCCTTCG GTGCTATACacattttcaagaaaatgagAATTGGTTCCCTTGAGATCGGAGATTACTTAG CAATCGGAGCGATATTCTCTGCAACAGATTCTGTATGCACCTTACAG GTTCTTAATCAGGACGAGACTCCTCTGTTATACAGTCTGGTTTTTGGGGAAGGAGTCGTGAACGATGCTACCTCTGTGGTTCTCTTCAATGCTATCCAGAGCTTTGACCTTTCCCACATCAACTCGAGCATAGCCTTGCAGTTCATCGGCAACTTCTTGAACTTATTCATCTCGAGCACGATGCTGGGCATTTTG GCTGGACTGCTGAGTGCCTATATTATCAAGAAACTCTACTTTGGCAG GCACTCGACAGATCGAGAGGTTGCTCTCATGATCTTAATGGCTTACCTCTCTTATATGCTTGCAGAA CTCTTCTACTTGAGTGCCATACTCACGGTGTTTTTCTGCGGGATCGTCATGTCGCACTACACATGGCACAACGTAACCGAGAGCTCAAGAGTGACAACAAA GCATGCCTTTGCCACTCTATCATTTGTCGCCGAGATCTTCATCTTCCTTTATGTCGGGATGGATGCATTAGATATCGAGAAGTGGGGAGTAGTCAGCAATAG TCCCGGGAAATCTATCGGAGTGAGCTCAATAATTCTGGGACTGGTTCTTGTTGGACGAGCAGCTTTTGTGTTTCCCCTGTCTGTTTTATCCAACTTGACTAAGAAGTCAAAGGATGAGCAAATCGACTTCAAGCAACAA ATCACCATATGGTGGGCGGGTCTTATGCGTGGAGCTGTGTCCATGGCACTCGCTTATAACCAG TTTAGTCGATCCGACACGAAATTGCGCGGGAATGCTTTCATGATCACAAGCACTATCACAGTGGTTCTGTTTAGTACTGTG GTCTTCGGGCTGCTGACGAAACCGCTGGTGAGGATACTCCTTCCTTCATCAAAGCACCTAAACGGCATGGCCACCTCTGAGCCATCcagtcccaaatccttcaccTTGCCGCTTCTAGACAAGGACCCAGAGACCGATCAAAATGACAGTAAATCAATAGTGCGCCGGCCGACCAGCCTACGCATGCTCCTGAGCACTCCCTCCCACACAGTTCACCACTATTGGCGGAGGTTTGATGACGCTTTCATGAGGCCGGTCTTCGGGGGTAGAGGTTTCGTGCCTTACATACCGATCTCTCCCTCCGATCAGAATGACAACCAATGGCACTAA
- the LOC116213662 gene encoding acyl carrier protein 4, chloroplastic-like yields the protein MASAAAGASICMKSASCSLKQAQAPSRISGLRSVSLPISGKNFPSLRSSKGPFRLQVCCAAKPETVSKVCDIVKKQLALPDDTEVTGESKFAALGADSLDTVEIVMGLEEEFKISVEEESAQSILTVQDAADLIEKLIEKKGP from the exons ATGGCGTCCGCGGCTGCCGGAGCTTCGATCTGCATGAAGTCCGCCTCCTGCTCCCTCAAGCAGGCTCAG GCACCGAGCAGAATTTCTGGCCTGAGATCAGTCTCACTACCTATCAGTGGGAAAAACTTCCCATCTCTTAGGTCATCCAAGGGGCCATTCCGCCTCCAGGTCTGCTGTGCG GCCAAACCAGAGACAGTGAGCAAGGTCTGTGACATAGTAAAGAAGCAATTGGCCTTACCAGATGACACTGAGGTTACAGGAGAGTCCAAATTCGCCGCTCTTGGAGCGGACTCCTTGGACACG GTGGAGATTGTGATGGGACTGGAGGAGGAGTTCAAGATCAGTGTGGAGGAAGAAAGCGCCCAGAGCATCCTCACCGTCCAGGATGCTGCTGATCTCATCGAGAAGCTGATTGAGAAGAAGGGCCCTTGA
- the LOC116195351 gene encoding classical arabinogalactan protein 25-like produces MASFWDLTVLFTALSVFSFMALMAEPLLPSLPELSPEIAPLLPSSGGSVPSSTGSSSSIPTIPSNPSPPNPDEVPSGVESAFSPQSSASASSSAVRARATTDQVMIYMGVFLIRGAFLSIQLLCMG; encoded by the coding sequence ATGGCCTCCTTTTGGGACCTCACAGTGCTCTTTACAGCACTCAGTGTCTTCTCCTTTATGGCTCTGATGGCAGAACCTCTCTTGCCTTCTCTCCCTGAGCTCTCCCCTGAGATTGCCCCGCTCCTCCCCTCCTCGGGAGGGTCGGTCCCGTCATCGACCGGGTCCTCTTCCTCCATCCCGACGATCCCCTCGAACCCGAGCCCGCCCAATCCCGATGAAGTCCCCTCGGGAGTTGAGTCAGCATTCTCCCCGCAGAGCTCCGCGTCGGCTTCATCCTCCGCAGTTCGAGCAAGGGCGACTACTGATCAGGTGATGATCTACATGGGTGTGTTCTTGATTAGGGGCGCATTCTTGTCAATTCAGCTTCTCTGTATGGGATGA